In one Mesorhizobium australicum genomic region, the following are encoded:
- a CDS encoding adenosine kinase: MSQYDVLCIGNAIVDIIARCEESFLVDNAIIKGAMNLIDADRAELLYSRMGPAIEASGGSAGNTAAGVASFGGRAAFFGKVAKDALGEIYAHDIRAQGVAFDTKPLDVPPPTARSMIFVTADGERSMNTYLGACVELGPEDVEQDKAAGAKVTYFEGYLWDPPRAKDAIRLAAKHAHAAGREVSMTLSDSFCVDRYRDEFLFLMRSGTVDIVFANESELKALYQTSSFEAGLEAIRKDCKLAAVTRSELGSVVVRGDETVVVDAIEIGELVDTTGAGDLYAAGFLFGYTTGRSLADCGKLGSLAAGLVIQQVGPRPRQSLRQAAVEAGLL; the protein is encoded by the coding sequence ATGAGTCAGTATGACGTGCTGTGCATCGGCAACGCGATCGTGGACATCATTGCGCGGTGCGAAGAGAGTTTTCTCGTCGACAATGCCATCATCAAGGGCGCGATGAACCTGATCGACGCCGACCGCGCCGAGCTTCTCTACAGCCGGATGGGCCCCGCGATCGAGGCGTCGGGCGGCAGCGCGGGCAATACGGCGGCGGGCGTCGCGAGCTTCGGCGGCCGGGCCGCCTTCTTCGGCAAGGTTGCGAAGGATGCGCTGGGCGAGATCTATGCGCACGACATCCGCGCCCAGGGCGTGGCTTTCGACACCAAGCCGCTCGACGTGCCGCCGCCCACCGCCCGCTCGATGATCTTCGTCACCGCTGACGGCGAGCGCTCGATGAACACCTATCTCGGCGCCTGCGTGGAGCTCGGGCCCGAGGATGTCGAACAGGACAAGGCGGCCGGCGCCAAGGTCACCTATTTCGAGGGCTACCTGTGGGACCCGCCGCGCGCCAAGGATGCGATCCGGCTGGCGGCGAAGCATGCGCATGCCGCCGGGCGCGAAGTGTCGATGACGCTGTCGGACTCCTTCTGCGTCGACCGCTATCGCGACGAGTTCCTGTTCCTGATGCGGTCCGGAACGGTCGACATCGTCTTCGCCAACGAGAGCGAGCTGAAGGCGCTCTACCAGACCTCGTCCTTCGAGGCGGGGCTGGAGGCGATCCGCAAGGATTGCAAGCTCGCGGCCGTGACGCGCTCGGAACTCGGCTCCGTCGTCGTGCGCGGCGACGAAACGGTCGTGGTGGACGCGATCGAGATCGGCGAGCTGGTCGACACGACAGGCGCGGGCGACCTCTACGCCGCCGGTTTCCTGTTCGGCTACACGACGGGCCGTTCGCTCGCCGATTGCGGCAAGCTCGGCTCTCTCGCGGCGGGGCTGGTGATCCAGCAGGTCGGCCCGCGCCCCCGTCAGAGCCTGCGCCAGGCGGCCGTCGAGGCGGGGCTGCTCTGA
- a CDS encoding outer membrane protein, with protein MTAILLLAATPAVAADEIPAPIAERFAGDQNFDWSGFRLGVQGGYAWGSPGVVAGDGAIGGIHGGYDWTLGDAVAGVEGSVSAADIEIGPDNRLTSVIDLRARLGYSFDRVLVYGTAGGAYGSTSAGVDGRGLAVGAGLDFATLQNAIFGLQYLKYKFEDLNNTGNSLEIDLIEGKLTYKF; from the coding sequence GTGACCGCAATCCTGCTGCTCGCCGCGACGCCCGCCGTCGCGGCTGACGAGATTCCGGCACCGATCGCCGAGCGTTTCGCGGGTGACCAGAATTTCGACTGGAGCGGCTTCAGGCTCGGCGTGCAGGGCGGCTATGCCTGGGGCAGTCCGGGCGTCGTGGCCGGTGACGGCGCGATCGGCGGCATCCATGGCGGCTATGACTGGACGCTCGGCGACGCGGTCGCGGGCGTCGAAGGTTCGGTATCCGCCGCCGACATCGAGATCGGCCCCGACAACCGGCTGACCTCCGTCATCGATCTGCGGGCAAGGCTCGGCTATTCCTTCGACCGCGTGCTGGTCTACGGCACCGCCGGCGGCGCCTATGGCAGCACGAGCGCCGGCGTCGACGGTCGCGGCCTGGCCGTGGGCGCGGGCCTCGATTTCGCGACACTGCAGAACGCGATCTTCGGGCTGCAATACCTGAAATACAAGTTCGAAGACCTGAACAACACCGGCAACTCGCTCGAGATCGACCTGATCGAGGGCAAGCTCACCTACAAGTTCTGA
- a CDS encoding trimeric intracellular cation channel family protein has translation MNPILAFDYAGIAVFAATGALAASRKQLDIIGFLFLAGVTGVGGGTFRDLILGLTPVFWVREPGYILVCAGVAVLVFFTAHLFESRWKLLLWLDAVGLAAYCVLGAQIGLVTTGSPAVAIVTGVLTATFGGILRDLLANEPSVLLRPEIYVTAALVGAAAHTGLVLAGFPLLASALIAAAAAFVVRGGALKFGWTFPRYRTRPGRRPEDIP, from the coding sequence ATGAACCCCATCCTCGCCTTCGACTATGCCGGCATCGCGGTTTTCGCCGCCACCGGCGCGCTGGCGGCGTCGCGGAAGCAACTCGACATCATCGGCTTCCTGTTCCTCGCGGGCGTGACGGGCGTCGGGGGCGGCACGTTCCGAGACCTGATCCTCGGGCTGACGCCGGTATTCTGGGTTCGGGAGCCGGGCTACATTCTCGTCTGCGCGGGCGTCGCGGTGCTGGTGTTCTTCACGGCCCATCTTTTCGAGAGCCGGTGGAAGCTTCTTCTTTGGCTGGATGCGGTCGGTCTGGCTGCCTATTGCGTGCTCGGCGCGCAGATCGGTCTGGTTACGACCGGCTCACCGGCCGTCGCGATCGTCACCGGCGTTCTGACGGCCACCTTCGGCGGCATCCTGCGCGACCTGCTCGCCAATGAGCCCTCGGTGCTTTTGCGGCCGGAAATCTACGTTACCGCTGCCCTCGTCGGCGCGGCGGCGCATACCGGGCTGGTGCTGGCGGGCTTTCCGCTGCTCGCCTCGGCGCTGATCGCGGCGGCGGCGGCCTTCGTGGTGCGCGGCGGGGCGCTGAAATTCGGCTGGACCTTTCCGCGCTATCGCACCCGGCCGGGACGCCGCCCGGAAGACATCCCTTAA
- the grpE gene encoding nucleotide exchange factor GrpE produces the protein MSEKPNDDMNDERIEDAAPGENGQGNDGDYEALVRLMKENEELKDRALRLAAEMENLRRRTQRDVADARTYAVTNFARDMLTVSDNLRRALDAVPAEAKEAGDAGFKALFEGVDITERAMLSALERHGVKKLEPQGERFDPNFHQAMFEVPNPNVPNGTVVQVVQSGYSIGDRVLRPAMVGIAKGGPKAAPAQAAEPGPVNEQAEKDA, from the coding sequence ATGAGCGAGAAGCCCAACGACGACATGAACGACGAGCGCATCGAAGATGCCGCGCCCGGTGAAAACGGCCAGGGCAATGACGGCGACTATGAGGCGCTGGTGCGGCTGATGAAGGAGAACGAGGAGCTCAAGGACCGGGCGCTTCGCCTCGCAGCCGAAATGGAAAACCTGCGCCGCCGCACCCAGCGTGACGTCGCGGATGCGCGCACCTATGCCGTAACGAATTTCGCGCGTGACATGCTGACGGTGTCGGACAATCTGCGCCGCGCGCTCGATGCCGTGCCGGCCGAGGCGAAGGAGGCAGGCGATGCCGGTTTCAAGGCGCTGTTCGAAGGCGTCGACATCACCGAGCGCGCCATGCTCTCGGCGCTCGAACGCCACGGTGTGAAGAAGCTGGAACCGCAGGGCGAACGCTTCGACCCCAATTTCCACCAGGCGATGTTCGAGGTGCCCAACCCCAACGTGCCGAACGGCACTGTCGTGCAGGTGGTGCAGTCAGGCTACTCCATCGGCGACCGCGTGCTGCGCCCGGCCATGGTCGGCATCGCCAAGGGCGGCCCCAAGGCCGCCCCCGCCCAGGCCGCGGAGCCCGGTCCGGTGAACGAGCAGGCCGAGAAGGATGCGTGA
- the hrcA gene encoding heat-inducible transcriptional repressor HrcA has translation MTNPVFDQNLQSLDVRSRDIFRAIVDSYLRDGEPLGSRNLSRMLPASLSPATVRNVMSDLEQLGLIYAPHISAGRLPTQKGLRFFVDAFMELGDLSEEERRTIDAQVKASGSGSTLEQMLTEASQMLSGMSRGAGLVVAAKNEVPLKHLEFIQLEPTRALAVLVSQNGDVENRIVELPPGVTTSQLMEASNFLNAHIVGRTLAEARAEVARLKAQTKTALDALSQDLVDKGLAVWSGGDGGLPATLIVRGRANLLENVTAEADIQLLRHLFEDLETKDGLMQLLDLAEGGSGVRIFIGSENKLFSLSGSSLVVAPYRDKDSRVVGALGVIGPTRLNYARIVPMVDYTAQMISRMLR, from the coding sequence ATGACGAACCCGGTCTTCGATCAGAATCTCCAGTCGCTCGACGTCCGCTCCCGGGACATCTTCCGGGCGATCGTCGATTCCTACTTGCGCGACGGCGAGCCGCTCGGCTCGCGCAACCTGTCGCGCATGCTGCCCGCCTCGCTGTCGCCGGCGACCGTGCGCAACGTGATGAGCGACCTGGAGCAGCTCGGCCTCATCTACGCGCCGCACATCTCGGCCGGCCGCCTGCCGACCCAGAAGGGCCTGCGCTTCTTCGTCGACGCCTTCATGGAGCTGGGCGACCTGTCCGAGGAGGAGCGGCGCACGATCGACGCGCAGGTGAAGGCCTCCGGTTCCGGATCGACGCTGGAGCAGATGCTGACCGAGGCGAGCCAGATGCTGTCGGGCATGTCGCGCGGCGCCGGCCTCGTCGTAGCCGCCAAGAACGAAGTGCCACTGAAGCATCTTGAATTCATCCAGCTCGAGCCGACCCGGGCGCTCGCCGTGCTGGTGTCGCAGAATGGGGACGTGGAGAACCGCATCGTCGAGCTGCCGCCGGGCGTGACCACCTCGCAGCTCATGGAGGCGTCGAACTTCCTCAACGCCCATATCGTCGGGCGCACGCTGGCCGAGGCCCGCGCCGAGGTCGCCCGGCTCAAGGCGCAGACCAAGACGGCGCTCGACGCGCTGTCGCAGGATCTGGTCGACAAGGGTCTGGCCGTCTGGTCGGGCGGCGACGGCGGCCTGCCGGCGACGCTGATCGTGCGCGGCCGCGCCAACCTCTTGGAGAACGTCACCGCCGAGGCCGATATCCAGCTGCTGCGCCACCTGTTCGAGGATCTCGAGACCAAGGACGGGCTGATGCAGCTTCTCGACCTCGCCGAGGGCGGATCGGGCGTGCGCATCTTCATCGGCTCGGAGAACAAGCTGTTCTCGCTGTCCGGCTCGTCGCTGGTGGTCGCGCCCTACCGCGACAAGGATTCCCGCGTCGTCGGCGCGCTCGGCGTCATCGGCCCGACACGGCTGAACTATGCCCGCATCGTGCCGATGGTGGACTATACCGCGCAGATGATCAGCCGGATGCTACGGTAG
- the rph gene encoding ribonuclease PH produces the protein MRPSKRQPDEMRAISFERGISKHAEGSCLVKFGDTHVLCTASLEEKVPGWLRNTGKGWVTAEYGMLPRSTGDRMRREAASGKQGGRTMEIQRLIGRSLRSVVDLQALGEVQITVDCDVIQADGGTRTAAITGGFVALHDCLSWMAARKMTDVSKVLKDHVAAISCGIHDGVPVLDLDYLEDSSAGTDANFVMTGKGGIVEIQGTAEGIPFTEEEFAALMGLAKKGIARLVDLQKMAVA, from the coding sequence ATGCGTCCTTCCAAGCGCCAGCCCGACGAGATGCGGGCCATTTCCTTCGAACGCGGCATTTCCAAACATGCCGAGGGCTCGTGCCTCGTCAAGTTCGGCGACACGCATGTCCTGTGCACCGCGAGTCTCGAGGAAAAAGTGCCCGGCTGGCTGCGCAATACCGGCAAGGGCTGGGTCACCGCCGAATACGGCATGCTGCCGCGCTCGACCGGCGACCGTATGCGCCGCGAGGCGGCGAGCGGCAAGCAGGGCGGCCGCACCATGGAAATCCAGCGCCTCATCGGCCGCTCGCTGCGCTCCGTCGTCGACCTGCAGGCACTCGGCGAGGTGCAGATCACGGTCGACTGCGACGTGATCCAGGCCGACGGCGGCACGCGCACGGCGGCGATCACCGGCGGCTTCGTCGCGCTGCACGACTGCCTCTCCTGGATGGCGGCGCGCAAGATGACCGACGTCTCCAAAGTGCTGAAGGACCACGTCGCGGCAATTTCCTGCGGCATCCACGACGGCGTTCCGGTGCTCGATCTCGACTATCTGGAGGACTCCTCCGCTGGCACCGACGCCAACTTCGTCATGACCGGGAAGGGCGGCATTGTCGAAATCCAGGGCACGGCGGAAGGAATCCCCTTCACCGAGGAGGAATTCGCCGCGCTGATGGGGCTCGCCAAGAAGGGTATTGCCCGGCTGGTCGACCTGCAGAAGATGGCGGTGGCGTAA
- a CDS encoding VOC family protein, producing the protein MKPSAVLESALYVTDLAAAEHFYGAVLGLEPLGRVEGRHAFFRCGGSVVLLFSAEATRHPPAPDARLPVPPHGTVGEGHLCFAATEAEIDRWKAHLIEAGVAIEAEFEWPQGGRSIYFRDPSGNSLEFANPSIWGL; encoded by the coding sequence ATGAAACCCTCCGCCGTCCTCGAATCCGCCCTCTACGTCACCGACCTCGCCGCCGCCGAGCATTTCTACGGCGCGGTGCTCGGGCTGGAGCCGCTCGGCAGGGTCGAGGGGCGGCACGCTTTCTTCAGATGCGGCGGAAGCGTCGTGCTCCTGTTCAGCGCCGAGGCGACCCGGCATCCGCCGGCACCCGATGCGCGCCTGCCGGTGCCGCCGCATGGCACCGTGGGCGAGGGACATCTTTGCTTCGCGGCGACCGAGGCGGAGATCGACCGCTGGAAGGCGCATCTGATCGAAGCCGGTGTGGCGATCGAGGCCGAGTTCGAATGGCCGCAAGGCGGCCGCTCCATTTATTTCCGCGATCCGTCGGGCAATTCGCTCGAATTCGCCAATCCATCCATCTGGGGGCTCTGA
- the rdgB gene encoding RdgB/HAM1 family non-canonical purine NTP pyrophosphatase yields MRDLGKRIVVASHNAGKLAEFADLLAPFGLEARSAKEYGLPEPEETGTTFEQNAYIKAYAAASATGLPAMSDDSGLVVDALDGAPGVYTADWATKPDGTRDFMMAMQKTEDALQKAGATVPDQRTGRFVAVICLCFPDGEAEYFRGEAEGTLVWPPRGTSGFGYDPVFLPDGHSRTFGEMTAEEKHGWKPGMETATSHRACAFKKFAEARLGLK; encoded by the coding sequence ATGAGGGATCTCGGCAAGCGCATCGTCGTCGCCAGCCACAATGCCGGCAAGCTGGCGGAGTTCGCCGACCTTCTGGCGCCGTTCGGGCTGGAGGCGAGGTCCGCCAAGGAATACGGCCTGCCGGAGCCGGAGGAGACGGGGACGACTTTCGAGCAGAACGCCTACATCAAGGCCTATGCGGCTGCGTCCGCCACCGGCCTGCCGGCCATGTCGGACGATTCCGGCCTGGTGGTCGACGCGCTGGACGGCGCGCCCGGCGTCTACACGGCGGACTGGGCGACGAAGCCGGACGGCACGCGCGACTTCATGATGGCGATGCAGAAGACCGAGGATGCGTTGCAGAAGGCGGGTGCGACCGTGCCGGACCAGCGCACCGGCCGCTTCGTCGCGGTCATCTGCCTTTGCTTCCCCGACGGCGAGGCGGAGTATTTCCGCGGCGAGGCCGAAGGCACGCTGGTCTGGCCGCCGCGCGGAACCAGTGGCTTCGGCTACGATCCGGTCTTCCTGCCCGACGGGCATTCGCGTACCTTTGGCGAGATGACCGCCGAGGAAAAGCACGGCTGGAAGCCCGGCATGGAAACCGCCACCTCGCACCGCGCCTGCGCCTTCAAGAAGTTCGCCGAGGCGAGATTGGGGTTGAAGTGA
- the hemW gene encoding radical SAM family heme chaperone HemW has product MLVRLLTDPGFGVYLHWPFCAAKCPYCDFNSHVRHQPPDQARFAQAFRRELEHFRARTGPREVTSIFLGGGTPSLMEPETVGALLDTVAELWTVPEGIEVTLEANPSSVEAGRFRGYRAAGVNRVSLGVQALNDPDLRFLGRLHDVAEAKRAIGLARDIFPRLSFDLIYARPGQSLDAWQRELGEAIDLAADHLSLYQLTIEEGTRFHALHAAGKFVMPDPDLSADLYALTQSVTAQRGLPAYEISNHARPGAESQHNLVYWRYGEYVGAGPGAHGRFVENGRRVVTFTEKMPETWANLVEANGHGVVGGEVLHRSEEADEFLMMGLRLAEGIDLARYEDMADQPLSLKRIAVLQGEGLVESLGNSRLRATPTGMIVLDALVADLARTD; this is encoded by the coding sequence GTGCTAGTGCGGTTGCTCACCGACCCCGGCTTCGGCGTCTACCTGCACTGGCCGTTCTGCGCGGCGAAGTGTCCGTATTGCGACTTCAACAGCCATGTCCGCCACCAGCCGCCGGACCAGGCGCGTTTCGCGCAGGCCTTTCGCCGCGAGCTGGAGCACTTCCGCGCTCGCACCGGGCCGCGCGAAGTGACGTCGATCTTCCTCGGCGGCGGCACGCCGTCGCTGATGGAGCCTGAGACCGTCGGCGCGCTGCTCGATACAGTGGCGGAGCTCTGGACCGTGCCGGAGGGCATCGAGGTGACGCTGGAGGCCAATCCCTCCTCGGTCGAAGCCGGGCGCTTCCGCGGCTACCGCGCCGCCGGCGTCAACCGCGTCTCGCTCGGCGTCCAGGCTCTGAACGATCCGGACCTGCGCTTCCTAGGCCGGCTGCACGACGTGGCGGAGGCCAAGCGCGCCATCGGGCTGGCGCGTGACATCTTTCCGCGGCTTTCCTTCGACCTGATCTATGCCCGTCCCGGCCAGTCGCTCGACGCCTGGCAGCGCGAGCTCGGCGAGGCGATCGACCTCGCGGCCGACCACCTGTCGCTGTACCAGCTAACCATCGAGGAAGGCACGCGCTTCCATGCGCTTCACGCGGCGGGCAAGTTCGTCATGCCCGATCCGGATCTCTCGGCCGACCTCTATGCGCTGACGCAGTCGGTGACGGCCCAGCGCGGCCTGCCGGCCTACGAGATCTCCAATCACGCCAGGCCGGGCGCGGAAAGCCAGCACAACCTCGTCTACTGGCGCTACGGCGAATATGTCGGCGCCGGCCCCGGCGCGCATGGGCGCTTCGTCGAGAATGGCCGCCGCGTCGTCACCTTCACCGAGAAGATGCCGGAGACCTGGGCCAATCTGGTCGAGGCCAACGGCCACGGCGTGGTGGGCGGCGAGGTCCTCCACCGGAGCGAGGAGGCCGACGAGTTCCTGATGATGGGGCTGCGGCTTGCCGAAGGCATCGACCTCGCCCGCTACGAGGACATGGCCGACCAGCCGCTGTCCTTGAAGCGTATCGCCGTGCTGCAGGGCGAGGGGCTGGTCGAATCGTTGGGCAATTCCCGGCTGCGCGCCACGCCGACCGGCATGATCGTGCTCGACGCCCTCGTTGCCGATCTCGCGCGGACCGACTAG
- the rsmI gene encoding 16S rRNA (cytidine(1402)-2'-O)-methyltransferase: MSRHDTSPEASPRRTFLVGEAEVVARPLEPALYLVATPIGNLGDITLRALETLAAADVLACEDTRVTRNLLSRYGIRQRPVSYHEHNAAEAGPGLIAALAEGKSVALVSDAGTPLVSDPGYRLVGEAIGAGHRVVPIPGASAPLAALTASGLPSDAFLFAGFLPVKDGQRRQRLEALKAVPATLIFFESPRRLDDALAAMAEVLGDRPAVVGRELTKTFEEFRRAGLADLAAHYGSVDAPKGEVVICVGPPAEEVADVEDVDRLLVSLAAEMSASKAAAEAARLTGQPKPGLYRRLLELKGEGGGA, translated from the coding sequence ATGAGCAGGCACGACACATCTCCCGAAGCCTCGCCGCGCCGGACCTTCCTCGTCGGTGAGGCGGAGGTCGTCGCGCGTCCGCTGGAGCCGGCGCTCTATCTGGTCGCAACGCCGATCGGCAACCTCGGCGACATCACGCTGCGCGCGCTGGAGACGCTCGCTGCGGCGGACGTGCTGGCCTGCGAGGACACGCGCGTCACCCGCAACCTGCTCTCGCGCTACGGCATCCGCCAGCGGCCGGTGTCCTATCACGAGCACAATGCCGCCGAGGCCGGCCCCGGCCTGATCGCGGCCCTTGCCGAGGGCAAGAGCGTCGCGCTTGTCTCCGATGCGGGCACGCCGCTGGTGTCCGATCCCGGCTATCGGCTGGTGGGCGAGGCGATCGGCGCGGGGCACCGCGTCGTGCCGATCCCCGGCGCATCGGCGCCACTCGCCGCGCTGACCGCCAGCGGCCTGCCGTCGGATGCATTCCTGTTCGCCGGCTTTTTGCCGGTGAAGGACGGCCAGCGCAGGCAGCGGCTGGAAGCTTTGAAGGCGGTGCCGGCGACGCTGATCTTCTTCGAATCGCCGCGCCGTCTCGACGATGCGCTGGCGGCGATGGCCGAGGTGCTCGGCGACCGTCCGGCCGTGGTCGGGCGCGAGCTGACGAAGACCTTCGAGGAGTTCCGCCGCGCCGGTCTTGCCGACCTCGCCGCGCACTATGGCTCGGTCGATGCGCCCAAGGGCGAGGTGGTGATCTGCGTCGGTCCGCCGGCTGAGGAGGTGGCAGACGTCGAGGATGTCGACCGGCTCCTCGTCTCGCTGGCGGCGGAAATGTCGGCGTCGAAGGCCGCCGCCGAGGCGGCGCGGCTGACCGGGCAGCCGAAACCCGGCCTTTATCGCCGGCTCCTCGAACTCAAGGGGGAGGGCGGTGGCGCCTGA
- a CDS encoding YraN family protein, producing MAPDGRRKRLRAYRLGFRGEFLASVALMAKGYRIVARRYRTKLGEIDLIARRGDLIAIVEVKARPTLAQAMDAIGRESAWRIEGAADMWLSCQRDFPRLSVRFDMVAVLPWRWPVHVENVFSGRR from the coding sequence GTGGCGCCTGACGGCCGTCGCAAACGCCTGCGCGCCTATCGCCTCGGCTTCCGGGGCGAGTTCCTCGCTTCGGTCGCCCTGATGGCCAAGGGCTACCGCATCGTCGCGCGGCGCTATCGCACCAAGCTCGGCGAGATCGACCTGATCGCCCGGCGCGGCGACCTGATCGCCATCGTCGAGGTCAAGGCGCGGCCGACGCTGGCGCAGGCGATGGATGCGATCGGTCGCGAGTCGGCCTGGCGCATCGAGGGCGCGGCCGACATGTGGCTGTCGTGCCAGCGCGATTTCCCGCGCCTGTCGGTGCGCTTCGACATGGTGGCGGTGCTGCCGTGGCGCTGGCCGGTGCATGTCGAGAATGTTTTTTCAGGCAGGCGGTAG
- a CDS encoding cyclase family protein — translation MCHACVIENVKSNMLSRRALFRGLAGAGAVAAVASAPAPLFAQSAAPGKAHDLTHELYDKFPTYFGAQQFWMDQKFSHAKDTFNLFEWRLSEHTGTHIDAPLHFTADGKSVAELPVEDLVGPLVVIDIKAKAADNPDAQVTPEDIKAWTDANGPLPDGAVVAMNSGWSAHVATDKFRNLGADGKTMHFPGFHVDAIKQLLEGSTKAIAVDTLSLDFGQSPDFIVHNTWLPAGRYGIEGITNLDALPAKGATIVVGAPKVKGGTGGPARVFALV, via the coding sequence ATGTGTCACGCCTGCGTTATCGAGAACGTCAAGTCGAACATGCTGTCGCGCCGCGCCTTGTTCCGCGGTCTCGCCGGGGCGGGTGCTGTCGCCGCTGTCGCGTCGGCTCCTGCGCCGCTGTTTGCCCAGTCCGCCGCGCCCGGTAAGGCGCATGACCTGACCCACGAGCTCTACGACAAATTCCCGACCTACTTCGGCGCCCAGCAGTTCTGGATGGATCAGAAGTTCAGCCATGCGAAGGACACGTTCAACCTGTTCGAATGGCGGCTGAGCGAGCACACCGGCACTCATATCGATGCGCCGCTGCATTTCACCGCCGACGGCAAGTCGGTTGCCGAACTGCCGGTGGAGGACCTCGTCGGGCCGCTCGTCGTCATCGACATCAAGGCCAAGGCCGCCGACAACCCGGATGCGCAGGTGACGCCCGAAGATATCAAGGCTTGGACCGACGCCAACGGGCCGCTGCCGGACGGCGCGGTGGTGGCGATGAACTCGGGCTGGTCGGCGCATGTCGCCACCGACAAGTTCCGCAACCTCGGCGCCGACGGCAAGACGATGCACTTCCCCGGCTTCCACGTCGACGCCATTAAGCAGCTTCTCGAAGGGTCGACCAAGGCGATCGCGGTCGACACGCTGTCGCTCGACTTCGGCCAGTCGCCCGACTTCATCGTCCACAACACCTGGCTGCCTGCCGGCCGCTACGGCATCGAGGGCATCACCAACCTCGACGCCCTGCCTGCCAAGGGCGCAACCATCGTCGTCGGCGCGCCGAAGGTGAAGGGCGGCACCGGCGGCCCGGCGCGGGTGTTTGCGCTCGTGTAA
- a CDS encoding RES family NAD+ phosphorylase, whose protein sequence is MSSPIWTPDALRSEARPLGGDCWRLVEAQHRVSTMKLVDTLEEQALLEEELERTKPPGPPECSGLHYLLSTPFRYGRYPGSSRFRREGYSPGVYYAAEHPETAVAETVFYRLLFFAESPTTPFPRNPLEFTGFEVAFRVDAAIDLTAAPFSSDAALWTHPADYSACLDLADAARAAGVTAIRYRSIRDPHGRANLALLSCLAFSAPAPARYATWRIGFSAREAIALCDRPEARLSFPIALFAADPRLAVLAAR, encoded by the coding sequence ATGTCCTCGCCTATCTGGACGCCCGACGCGCTCCGGTCTGAGGCGAGGCCGCTCGGCGGCGATTGCTGGCGCCTCGTCGAGGCGCAGCATCGCGTGTCGACGATGAAACTGGTCGACACGCTGGAAGAGCAGGCGCTGCTGGAGGAGGAACTGGAACGGACGAAGCCGCCCGGCCCGCCCGAATGTTCCGGCCTCCACTACCTCCTGTCGACGCCGTTCCGATACGGACGATATCCTGGGAGTTCGAGGTTCCGGCGCGAAGGCTATTCGCCAGGCGTCTATTATGCGGCCGAGCACCCTGAAACCGCGGTGGCAGAGACCGTCTTCTACCGGCTGCTCTTCTTCGCCGAGAGTCCGACGACGCCCTTTCCGCGCAATCCGCTCGAATTCACCGGGTTCGAGGTAGCCTTCCGCGTCGACGCCGCCATCGACCTGACGGCGGCGCCATTCTCCTCCGATGCAGCGCTCTGGACCCATCCGGCCGACTATTCGGCCTGCCTCGATCTGGCTGACGCCGCCCGCGCGGCCGGAGTGACCGCGATCCGCTACCGATCGATCCGCGATCCGCACGGCAGGGCGAACCTGGCGCTCCTGTCCTGTCTCGCCTTCTCCGCACCGGCGCCTGCCCGATACGCCACATGGCGCATCGGCTTCTCGGCCCGTGAGGCGATCGCGCTGTGCGACCGCCCCGAGGCTCGCCTGTCGTTTCCGATCGCGCTCTTCGCCGCCGACCCGCGACTGGCGGTGTTGGCGGCGCGATAG
- a CDS encoding antitoxin Xre/MbcA/ParS toxin-binding domain-containing protein — MSTALKLDHPLDTSVVAAKAVTRAADLLDVSGRDLAAIIGVSEASLSRMKRGDASFRLSGKPYELALLFVRLYRALDAIMGGDDAASRHWLRAENLALGGQPLARIRSIDGLTHVLAYLDARRAPV; from the coding sequence GTGTCGACCGCGCTCAAACTCGACCACCCGCTGGACACTTCCGTGGTCGCCGCCAAGGCCGTAACACGGGCCGCTGATCTGCTCGATGTTTCGGGCAGGGATCTCGCCGCGATCATTGGCGTGTCGGAGGCAAGCCTGTCGCGGATGAAGCGGGGCGACGCCAGCTTCCGCCTCTCCGGCAAGCCCTATGAGCTGGCGCTGCTTTTCGTCAGGCTCTACCGCGCGCTGGACGCCATCATGGGCGGAGACGATGCTGCCTCGCGCCACTGGCTGCGCGCCGAGAACCTCGCGCTGGGCGGACAGCCGCTGGCGCGCATCAGAAGCATAGACGGGCTCACCCATGTCCTCGCCTATCTGGACGCCCGACGCGCTCCGGTCTGA